A region from the Sphingomonas sp. S2-65 genome encodes:
- a CDS encoding complex I NDUFA9 subunit family protein, whose product MKDRLVTLIGGGGFLGRYVAQELYRTGARIRIAQSRPRDAFFLKPLGGLGQTQLIAADVTRPDTIARAIEGSDLVVNLAGTFGPRMQAVHVEGARTVAQAAARAGVQALVHLSAIGADPHSDSDYGRTKGQGERAVLDVFPQATILRPSVVFGREDAFVNRFAGMISLLPVVPVVRGTARFQPVYVADVAQAVLAALSDPPAHGGKTYALGGPDVMTLAELHRWIAGALGRKVHFVELPDALGGLLPMLPGAPISKDQWRMLQHDNIVDAGAEGLQALGVSPTPLATVAPAWLVRFRRNGRFGALGQTA is encoded by the coding sequence ATGAAGGACAGGCTGGTAACGCTGATCGGCGGCGGGGGATTTCTCGGCCGCTACGTCGCACAGGAACTGTACCGCACCGGCGCGCGCATCCGCATCGCGCAGTCGCGGCCGCGCGATGCCTTTTTCCTCAAGCCTTTGGGGGGCCTTGGCCAGACCCAGCTCATCGCCGCCGATGTGACTCGGCCTGACACGATCGCCCGCGCGATTGAGGGGTCGGACCTCGTGGTCAACCTGGCCGGCACCTTCGGCCCGCGCATGCAGGCAGTGCATGTCGAGGGCGCCCGCACCGTCGCGCAGGCCGCGGCGCGTGCGGGTGTCCAGGCGCTGGTGCACCTTTCGGCGATCGGCGCGGACCCCCATTCCGATTCGGACTATGGCCGTACCAAGGGGCAGGGCGAGCGCGCGGTGCTCGACGTCTTCCCCCAGGCCACGATCCTGCGCCCTTCGGTCGTGTTTGGCCGGGAAGACGCGTTCGTGAACCGCTTCGCCGGCATGATCTCGCTGCTGCCGGTTGTACCGGTGGTGCGCGGCACGGCGCGCTTTCAGCCGGTCTATGTCGCCGATGTCGCCCAGGCGGTGCTGGCCGCGCTGAGCGATCCCCCGGCGCATGGCGGCAAGACCTATGCGCTGGGCGGCCCGGACGTGATGACGCTCGCCGAGCTGCACCGCTGGATCGCCGGCGCGCTCGGGCGCAAGGTGCATTTCGTGGAGCTGCCGGATGCACTCGGCGGCCTGCTGCCGATGCTGCCGGGCGCGCCGATCAGCAAGGATCAGTGGCGCATGCTCCAGCACGACAACATCGTCGATGCCGGCGCCGAGGGGCTCCAGGCGCTGGGGGTCTCGCCGACCCCGCTGGCGACGGTGGCGCCTGCCTGGCTGGTGCGGTTCCGCCGCAACGGCCGCTTCGGCGCGCTCGGCCAGACGGCCTGA
- a CDS encoding DUF2059 domain-containing protein has protein sequence MSARRVALALLLAPLALPVAAQAQSVVAPARTAPDPARLTAARNLIELMLPAAQRDQMIEGMIRPIMGNIRQSMEQVPGFNDAMGKDPKVKDAFRRFMKAQEDRSIASLRTGMPGMVEAMAGAYARRFDVKQLAEIRAFFETPTGHAYMTASYTIMSDPDILAWQRDLMTRSMSHIQEDAEKFLGSLPAPNAAEPRL, from the coding sequence GTGAGCGCGCGCCGCGTTGCGCTTGCGCTGCTGCTTGCCCCGCTCGCGCTGCCGGTCGCAGCGCAGGCGCAGAGCGTAGTCGCGCCTGCCCGGACCGCCCCGGATCCCGCGCGGCTCACCGCCGCACGCAACCTGATCGAGCTCATGCTGCCCGCGGCCCAGCGCGATCAGATGATCGAAGGCATGATCCGCCCGATCATGGGCAATATCCGTCAGTCGATGGAGCAAGTGCCCGGGTTCAACGATGCGATGGGCAAGGATCCCAAGGTCAAGGACGCGTTCCGCCGTTTCATGAAGGCACAGGAGGATCGCAGCATTGCATCGCTGCGGACCGGCATGCCGGGGATGGTTGAAGCGATGGCAGGCGCGTATGCGCGCCGCTTCGACGTAAAGCAGCTCGCCGAAATCCGCGCCTTCTTCGAAACGCCCACCGGGCACGCGTACATGACTGCGTCGTACACGATCATGAGCGATCCCGACATTCTCGCCTGGCAGCGGGACCTGATGACGCGCTCGATGAGTCACATTCAGGAAGATGCCGAAAAGTTTCTTGGCAGCCTTCCCGCTCCCAACGCCGCGGAACCTCGCTTATGA
- a CDS encoding tyrosine-type recombinase/integrase: MALTALAIRNAQPRAKAYKLGDGRSLYLLVMPNGAKYWRLSYRFLGKQRALALGVWPEVSLAEAREKRDAARKMVADGTDPFVEKKRRKLRAQIDANTTFKGVAEEWFVKITREERAQVTLRKVRWLLDMIYPFLGDLPIGEIEVQEVLAVLRKIEATGRYESARRMRSVISRVFRYGIATGRAKHDVARDLRGAIIVPKTKHHAAITRPKEVGVLLRAIEDCSCHAITKFALRMTPHVFVRPGELRRAEWSEFDLDRAVWSIPAEKMKMRWPHQVPLSRQVLDLLGEVRPLTGHSPYVFPAMHTWKRPMSENTVTFALRRMGYSGDEMTAHGFRATAATLLNEMGLWNPDAIERQLAHMENNGVRRAYARGQYWEERVRMMQHWSDYLDQLRVGDSGSSKSADGGNVVSIDFARRGARGP; this comes from the coding sequence ATGGCTCTTACGGCACTCGCGATCAGGAACGCCCAGCCCCGGGCGAAGGCCTACAAGCTCGGCGACGGTCGATCCCTCTACCTTCTGGTTATGCCCAACGGCGCCAAGTACTGGCGCCTGAGCTACCGATTCCTCGGCAAACAACGGGCGCTCGCGCTCGGGGTCTGGCCGGAGGTCAGCCTGGCCGAGGCGCGCGAAAAGCGCGATGCCGCACGCAAGATGGTGGCCGACGGCACCGATCCTTTCGTCGAGAAGAAGCGTCGAAAGCTTCGTGCACAGATAGACGCCAACACCACGTTCAAGGGCGTGGCGGAAGAGTGGTTCGTAAAGATCACCCGCGAGGAACGCGCCCAGGTGACGCTCCGCAAGGTGCGCTGGCTGCTGGACATGATCTATCCGTTCCTAGGCGATCTGCCGATCGGGGAGATCGAAGTGCAGGAGGTGCTCGCGGTATTGCGCAAGATCGAGGCGACAGGCCGCTACGAGAGCGCGCGCCGCATGCGCAGCGTCATCAGCCGCGTGTTTCGCTATGGCATCGCGACCGGAAGGGCGAAGCACGACGTGGCGCGCGACCTGCGCGGTGCCATCATCGTCCCGAAGACGAAGCACCACGCCGCGATCACCCGCCCCAAGGAAGTTGGGGTGCTGCTTCGCGCGATCGAGGACTGCTCGTGCCACGCAATCACCAAGTTCGCCCTGCGAATGACGCCGCATGTATTCGTGCGCCCTGGGGAACTGCGCCGGGCCGAGTGGAGCGAGTTCGATCTCGACCGTGCCGTCTGGTCGATCCCTGCCGAGAAGATGAAGATGCGCTGGCCGCATCAGGTGCCGTTGTCGCGTCAGGTGCTCGACCTGCTCGGCGAGGTGCGGCCGCTGACCGGCCACAGCCCCTATGTCTTCCCGGCAATGCACACGTGGAAACGCCCGATGTCGGAGAATACCGTCACCTTCGCGCTTCGGCGGATGGGCTACAGCGGCGACGAGATGACCGCGCACGGCTTCCGCGCAACGGCGGCGACGCTTCTCAACGAGATGGGCCTCTGGAATCCGGATGCGATCGAGCGGCAGCTCGCGCACATGGAGAACAATGGCGTTCGGCGCGCCTATGCTCGCGGCCAGTATTGGGAGGAGCGGGTGCGGATGATGCAGCACTGGTCCGACTACCTCGACCAACTCCGCGTCGGTGACAGCGGCAGCAGCAAGTCTGCCGATGGTGGTAACGTGGTCTCTATCGACTTCGCGCGACGCGGCGCGCGAGGCCCATGA
- a CDS encoding undecaprenyl-diphosphate phosphatase — protein MNEYLVAILLGIVEGITEFLPVSSTGHLILASELMGYDAAQWAVFNIAIQPGAILAIVVLYWRTFLAVGRGLLKWEANSVAFVRNLLIAFVPAVALGLAFNDQIEALLENAQVVAWALIAGGIAILVVERLARTENVLGIAGVSFAQSVKIGLVQCIAMIPGVSRSGATIMGAMALGIDRRTAADFSFFLALPTLTGATVLQLFKHRDALTADSFGLIGVGFLVSFLVALAVIKAFLAVVTKHGFAPFAWYRIVAGAAALVWLSMR, from the coding sequence ATGAACGAATACCTCGTGGCGATCCTGCTCGGCATCGTCGAAGGCATCACCGAGTTCCTGCCGGTTTCCTCCACCGGCCACCTGATCCTCGCCAGCGAGCTCATGGGCTATGATGCCGCGCAATGGGCGGTGTTCAACATCGCGATCCAGCCCGGCGCGATCCTGGCTATCGTGGTTCTGTACTGGCGCACCTTCCTGGCCGTCGGGCGCGGTTTGCTGAAGTGGGAGGCCAATTCGGTCGCGTTCGTGCGCAACCTGCTGATCGCCTTCGTCCCTGCCGTAGCGCTGGGCCTCGCCTTCAACGACCAGATCGAGGCGCTGCTCGAAAACGCGCAGGTCGTTGCCTGGGCGCTGATCGCCGGCGGCATCGCCATCCTGGTGGTCGAGCGGCTGGCGCGGACCGAGAATGTGCTCGGCATCGCCGGGGTGTCGTTCGCACAGTCGGTGAAGATCGGGCTGGTCCAGTGCATCGCGATGATCCCGGGCGTCAGCCGCTCGGGCGCGACGATCATGGGGGCGATGGCGCTGGGCATTGATCGCCGGACCGCCGCCGATTTCAGCTTCTTCCTGGCGCTGCCGACCCTCACCGGTGCGACCGTGCTGCAGCTGTTCAAGCATCGCGATGCGCTGACCGCCGACAGCTTCGGGCTGATCGGCGTAGGCTTCCTTGTGTCGTTCTTGGTGGCGCTGGCGGTGATCAAGGCGTTTCTGGCGGTCGTGACCAAGCACGGGTTCGCCCCCTTTGCTTGGTACCGGATCGTTGCCGGCGCCGCGGCGTTGGTATGGCTGTCGATGCGATAA
- the gltB gene encoding glutamate synthase large subunit encodes MTDLHAERDRLAREGMYRPEFEGDACGVGLIAATDGVASRRVVQSAIDALKAVWHRGAVDADGKTGDGAGLHVDLPVRFFDDAIAMGGHRVLPNRLAVGMIFLPRTDLGAQETCRTIVESEIIEAGYTIYGWRQVPVDVSVIGLKAQATRPEIEQIMIAGPLPDAQDEAEFEKNLYLIRRRIEKRVIAAQVGGFYICSLSARSIIYKGLFLAESLSEFYPDLKDERFTSRVAIFHQRYSTNTFPQWWLAQPFRCLAHNGEINTVRGNKNWMLSHEIKMASIAFGEQSEDIKPVIPAGASDTAALDAVFEAICRSGRDAPTAKLMLVPEAPGDDTPESHVSMYKYLASVMEPWDGPAALAMTDGRWAVAGVDRNALRPLRYTQTADGLLIVGSETGMVPVPESTVVARGRMGPGQMIAVDLAEGRLYTDAEIKDQIAGEADYAAMIGEFLTLDELPDGPSDAHYDRAELTRRQVAAGQTLEDMELILAPMIETGKEAVGSMGDDTPLAVISDKPRLISQFFRQNFSQVTNPPIDPLRERHVMSLKTRFGNLANILDKEANTSKVLVLESPVLTNAQWHRLRAYFGSQCGEIDCTFDAKGGPEALRAAITRIRYEAEQAVRAGCTELFLTDEHQNEEKAAIAGVLAAAAVHTHLVRRGLRSYASVNVRSGECLDTHYYAVLIGVGATTVNAYLAEAAIADRHARGLFGDLTLDQCLKNHRKAIDEGLLKILSKMGIAVISSYRGGYNFEAVGLSRALVNDFFPGMPAKISGEGYASLHLSAMMRHEAAYDRAVAALPIGGFYRQRHGGETHAFSAQLMHQLQTAVSTDSYSSYLAFSRGVRDLPPVYLRDLLEFNFPQEAIAIDQVEAITEIRKRFVTPGMSLGALSPEAHETLAIAMNRIGAKAVSGEGGEDKLRYKPYENGDNANSVIKQVASGRFGVTAEYLNACDEIEIKVAQGAKPGEGGQLPGFKVTEFIAKLRHATPGVTLISPPPHHDIYSIEDLAQLIYDLKMINPRARVCVKLVSSAGIGTVAAGVAKAHADVILVAGHVGGTGASPQTSVKYAGTPWEMGLSEVNQTLTLNGLRGRVKLRTDGGLKTGRDIVIAAILGAEEFGIGTLSLVAMGCIMVRQCHSNTCPVGICTQDEKMRAKFVGTPEKVINLMTFIAEEVREILAKLGCTSLDEVIGRTELLRQVSRGAEHLDDLDLNPILAKVDATDAERRFSLSTFRNEVPDSLDAQMIKDAAPVFARGEKMQLTYSVRNVHRAVGTRLSSEVTNKFGMSALQDGHVHVRLRGSAGQSLGAFLCKGITLEVFGDANDYVGKGLSGGVIVVRPMVSSQIESRHNTILGNTVLYGATSGRLFAAGQAGERFAVRNSGADVVVEGCGANGCEYMTGGTAVVLGEVGMNFGAGMTGGMAFIYDAEGNFHRRANPENIVWQRLASAAWEAKLRGLVEAHAVATDSRWSRGLLEDWERSLTHFWQVIPREMLSRLAHPLDDTVALIAAE; translated from the coding sequence ATGACCGATCTGCACGCCGAACGTGACCGCCTTGCCCGCGAGGGCATGTACCGCCCCGAATTTGAAGGCGATGCCTGTGGCGTCGGGCTGATCGCGGCGACCGACGGCGTCGCCTCGCGCCGCGTCGTCCAATCGGCGATCGATGCGCTCAAGGCGGTGTGGCACCGCGGCGCGGTCGATGCCGATGGCAAGACCGGCGACGGCGCCGGGCTGCACGTCGATCTTCCGGTGCGCTTCTTCGACGATGCGATCGCGATGGGCGGGCACCGCGTGCTGCCCAACCGCCTGGCGGTCGGCATGATCTTCCTCCCGCGCACCGATCTGGGCGCGCAGGAGACCTGCCGCACCATCGTCGAGAGCGAGATCATCGAGGCCGGCTACACCATCTATGGCTGGCGCCAGGTGCCGGTCGATGTGTCGGTGATCGGCCTGAAGGCGCAGGCGACGCGCCCCGAGATCGAGCAGATCATGATCGCGGGCCCGCTACCCGACGCGCAGGACGAGGCCGAGTTCGAGAAGAACCTGTACCTGATCCGCCGCCGCATCGAAAAGCGCGTGATCGCGGCGCAGGTCGGCGGCTTCTACATCTGCTCGCTGTCGGCCCGCTCGATCATCTACAAGGGGCTGTTCCTCGCGGAATCGCTCAGCGAGTTCTACCCAGACCTCAAGGACGAACGCTTCACCAGCCGCGTGGCGATCTTCCACCAGCGTTACTCGACCAACACCTTCCCGCAATGGTGGCTCGCTCAGCCGTTCCGCTGCCTTGCGCACAATGGCGAGATCAACACGGTTCGCGGCAACAAGAACTGGATGCTCAGCCACGAGATCAAGATGGCCAGCATCGCGTTTGGAGAGCAGAGCGAGGACATCAAGCCGGTGATCCCGGCCGGCGCGTCCGACACCGCCGCGCTCGACGCGGTGTTCGAGGCGATCTGCCGCTCCGGCCGCGATGCGCCCACGGCCAAGCTGATGCTGGTGCCCGAAGCCCCGGGCGACGACACGCCCGAAAGCCATGTGTCGATGTACAAGTATCTCGCCAGCGTCATGGAGCCGTGGGACGGTCCCGCCGCGCTGGCGATGACCGACGGCCGCTGGGCCGTCGCCGGTGTCGACCGCAACGCGCTACGCCCGCTGCGCTATACCCAAACCGCCGACGGCCTGCTGATCGTCGGGTCGGAGACCGGCATGGTGCCGGTGCCCGAATCCACCGTGGTCGCGCGCGGCCGCATGGGCCCGGGGCAGATGATCGCCGTCGACCTCGCCGAGGGCCGGCTCTACACCGACGCGGAGATCAAGGACCAGATCGCCGGCGAGGCCGATTATGCCGCGATGATCGGCGAGTTCCTGACCCTCGACGAACTGCCCGACGGCCCGTCCGACGCGCATTACGACCGCGCCGAACTCACCCGCCGCCAGGTCGCCGCCGGCCAGACGCTGGAGGATATGGAGCTGATCCTCGCGCCGATGATCGAGACCGGCAAGGAAGCCGTCGGATCGATGGGCGACGACACGCCGCTCGCGGTGATTTCGGACAAGCCGCGGCTGATCAGCCAGTTTTTCCGCCAGAATTTCAGCCAGGTCACCAACCCGCCGATCGACCCCTTGCGCGAACGCCATGTGATGTCGCTCAAGACGCGCTTCGGCAACCTGGCCAACATCCTCGACAAGGAAGCCAACACCTCCAAGGTGCTGGTGCTCGAAAGCCCGGTGCTGACCAACGCGCAATGGCACCGCCTGCGCGCCTATTTCGGCAGCCAGTGCGGCGAGATCGACTGCACCTTCGACGCGAAGGGCGGGCCCGAGGCGCTGCGCGCCGCAATCACGCGCATCCGTTACGAGGCCGAGCAGGCGGTGCGCGCCGGCTGCACCGAGCTGTTCCTGACCGACGAGCATCAGAACGAGGAAAAGGCCGCCATCGCCGGCGTGCTCGCCGCCGCCGCGGTCCACACCCATCTGGTGCGGCGCGGGCTACGTTCCTACGCCAGCGTCAATGTCCGCTCGGGCGAATGCCTCGACACGCATTACTACGCCGTGCTGATCGGCGTCGGCGCGACGACGGTGAACGCCTATCTCGCCGAAGCCGCGATAGCCGACCGCCATGCGCGCGGCCTGTTCGGCGACCTCACGCTCGACCAGTGCCTCAAGAACCACCGCAAGGCGATCGACGAGGGGTTGCTCAAAATCCTCTCCAAAATGGGCATCGCGGTGATCTCGTCCTACCGCGGCGGCTATAATTTCGAGGCGGTCGGCCTGTCGCGCGCACTGGTGAACGACTTCTTCCCCGGCATGCCCGCCAAGATCTCGGGCGAAGGCTATGCCTCGCTCCATCTCTCGGCGATGATGCGGCACGAAGCGGCGTATGACCGCGCCGTCGCCGCGCTGCCGATCGGCGGCTTCTACCGCCAACGCCATGGCGGCGAGACCCATGCCTTCTCCGCCCAGCTGATGCACCAGCTTCAGACCGCGGTGTCCACCGACAGCTATTCTAGCTATCTCGCTTTCTCGCGCGGGGTGCGGGATTTGCCGCCAGTCTACCTGCGCGACTTGCTCGAATTCAACTTCCCGCAGGAAGCCATCGCCATCGACCAGGTCGAGGCGATCACCGAAATCCGCAAGCGCTTCGTCACCCCCGGCATGTCGCTCGGCGCGCTCAGCCCCGAAGCGCATGAGACGCTGGCGATCGCGATGAACCGGATCGGCGCCAAGGCAGTGTCGGGCGAGGGCGGTGAGGACAAGCTGCGCTACAAGCCCTATGAAAATGGCGACAACGCCAATTCGGTGATCAAGCAGGTCGCCTCGGGCCGCTTCGGCGTGACTGCCGAATATCTCAATGCCTGCGACGAGATCGAGATCAAGGTGGCCCAGGGCGCCAAGCCCGGCGAGGGCGGCCAGCTGCCCGGCTTCAAGGTGACCGAGTTCATCGCCAAGCTGCGCCACGCCACGCCTGGCGTCACGCTGATCAGCCCGCCGCCGCACCACGACATCTATTCGATCGAGGACCTGGCGCAGCTCATCTACGATTTAAAGATGATCAATCCGCGCGCGCGGGTGTGCGTGAAGCTGGTCAGCTCGGCCGGCATCGGTACCGTCGCCGCGGGCGTCGCCAAGGCGCACGCCGACGTCATCCTGGTTGCCGGCCATGTTGGCGGCACCGGCGCCAGCCCGCAAACCAGCGTGAAATACGCCGGCACCCCTTGGGAAATGGGCCTGAGCGAAGTCAACCAGACGCTCACCCTCAACGGTCTGCGCGGCCGGGTGAAGCTGCGCACCGATGGCGGGCTCAAAACCGGGCGCGACATCGTCATCGCCGCGATCCTCGGCGCCGAGGAATTCGGCATCGGCACGCTCAGCCTGGTGGCGATGGGGTGCATCATGGTCCGCCAGTGCCATTCCAACACCTGCCCGGTCGGCATCTGCACGCAGGACGAGAAGATGCGGGCGAAGTTCGTCGGCACGCCGGAAAAGGTCATCAACCTGATGACCTTCATCGCCGAGGAAGTCCGCGAGATCCTCGCCAAGCTCGGTTGCACCAGCCTTGACGAAGTGATCGGCCGCACCGAACTGCTCCGCCAGGTCAGCCGCGGTGCCGAGCATCTCGACGATCTCGACTTGAACCCGATCCTGGCCAAGGTCGACGCGACCGACGCCGAGCGCCGCTTCTCCTTGAGCACCTTCCGCAACGAAGTGCCCGACAGCCTCGACGCGCAGATGATCAAGGACGCCGCGCCCGTGTTCGCGCGCGGCGAAAAGATGCAGCTCACCTATTCGGTGCGCAACGTCCACCGCGCGGTCGGCACCCGGCTCTCGTCCGAAGTCACCAACAAGTTCGGCATGTCGGCGCTCCAGGACGGCCACGTCCATGTCCGCCTGCGCGGCAGCGCCGGCCAGTCGCTCGGCGCCTTCCTGTGCAAGGGCATCACGCTCGAGGTGTTCGGCGACGCCAACGATTATGTCGGCAAGGGCCTGTCGGGCGGCGTGATCGTCGTGCGGCCGATGGTCAGTTCGCAGATCGAAAGCCGGCACAACACCATACTGGGCAACACCGTGCTCTACGGCGCCACGTCGGGCCGGCTGTTCGCCGCCGGCCAGGCGGGGGAGCGCTTCGCCGTCCGCAACTCGGGCGCCGACGTCGTGGTCGAAGGCTGCGGCGCCAATGGCTGCGAATATATGACCGGCGGCACCGCGGTGGTGCTCGGCGAAGTCGGCATGAACTTCGGCGCCGGCATGACCGGCGGCATGGCCTTTATCTACGATGCCGAGGGCAACTTCCATCGCCGTGCCAATCCGGAGAACATCGTCTGGCAGCGCCTCGCCTCCGCCGCGTGGGAGGCAAAGCTTCGCGGTCTGGTCGAGGCGCACGCCGTCGCGACCGACAGCAGATGGTCGCGCGGGCTGCTCGAAGATTGGGAGCGCAGCCTCACGCACTTCTGGCAGGTAATACCCAGGGAAATGCTCAGTCGCCTGGCGCATCCGCTCGACGACACCGTGGCCCTGATCGCGGCGGAGTAG
- a CDS encoding DUF2059 domain-containing protein, whose amino-acid sequence MKTMFAAIMMGAAALVPAPVQAGAVLQASSARPEADRLVAVMLADAAMMDVAGRAFTYGMEQQLANDPATQKLYAANPGMKEHVAGQVRTEFLKVMKAELPALRGDVSQLIQADMTAPEITDARTFLESATGRKMAAQMYRSIGDKPDQSQEQMQQAAMASLMRSLTPEDYPALLAFGGSPAAQKLQALNPKITAASQVWSSRLIAANEARMKTLAAQSAAEFLKGKK is encoded by the coding sequence ATGAAGACAATGTTCGCCGCAATCATGATGGGGGCCGCAGCCCTGGTGCCTGCCCCGGTTCAGGCCGGTGCCGTGCTCCAGGCGAGCAGCGCCAGACCCGAGGCCGACCGGCTGGTCGCGGTGATGCTCGCCGACGCCGCGATGATGGACGTCGCCGGGCGCGCCTTCACCTATGGCATGGAGCAGCAGCTGGCGAATGACCCCGCCACGCAGAAGCTGTACGCCGCCAATCCGGGCATGAAGGAGCATGTCGCGGGGCAGGTGCGCACCGAGTTTCTCAAGGTCATGAAGGCCGAGCTGCCCGCCCTGCGTGGCGACGTGTCGCAGCTGATCCAGGCCGACATGACCGCGCCCGAGATCACCGACGCACGCACGTTTCTGGAAAGTGCCACCGGGCGCAAGATGGCGGCGCAGATGTACCGCTCGATTGGAGACAAGCCAGACCAGAGTCAGGAGCAGATGCAGCAGGCGGCGATGGCGTCGCTGATGCGCTCGCTCACCCCCGAGGATTATCCCGCGCTGCTGGCGTTCGGCGGCAGCCCGGCGGCACAGAAGCTGCAGGCGCTCAACCCCAAGATCACCGCCGCCAGCCAGGTATGGTCCAGCCGTCTGATCGCCGCCAACGAAGCCCGCATGAAGACGCTCGCGGCGCAGTCCGCCGCGGAGTTCCTGAAGGGCAAGAAGTGA
- a CDS encoding NAD(P)-dependent oxidoreductase codes for MANDAMLKFVALEQAYPAKRPAELRAEDFQEIANRYAVPDAEAQAGRCSQCGVPYCSVHCPLHNHIPDWLRLTAEGRLQEAYQLSNATSTMPEICGRICPQDRLCEGNCVIEFSGHGAVTIGSVEKFITDKAWEEGWVEPVRAGPDKGQSVGIIGAGPAGLSAAEYLREMGYAVHVYDRHDRAGGLLTYGIPGFKLEKDVVMRRVARLEEGGIVFHTSFEVGRDASLDELRSRHDAVLVATGVYKARAIKAPGVGARGVVEALDYLTASNRKSFGDAVPAFDDGSLNAAGKHVVVIGGGDTAMDCVRTAVRQGAASVKCLYRRDRANMPGSQREVANAEEEGVEFVWLSAPEAFGGSDTVSGVRASRMRLGAPDASGRRSPEVDPGAAMNMPADLVIKALGFEAEDLPRMFGAETLGVTRWGTLRTDGRTMMTSLDGVFAAGDIVRGASLVVWAIRDGRDVAAHMHAWMRARAASAVRAA; via the coding sequence ATGGCAAATGATGCGATGTTGAAATTCGTGGCCCTCGAGCAGGCTTACCCGGCCAAGCGTCCAGCCGAACTGCGCGCTGAGGATTTCCAGGAGATCGCGAACCGCTACGCGGTTCCCGACGCGGAAGCGCAGGCAGGGCGGTGTTCGCAATGCGGCGTGCCTTATTGCTCGGTGCATTGCCCGCTTCACAACCATATCCCCGATTGGCTGCGGCTGACTGCGGAGGGTCGGCTCCAGGAAGCCTATCAGCTGTCCAATGCCACCTCGACCATGCCCGAGATCTGCGGCCGCATTTGCCCGCAGGACCGGCTGTGCGAGGGGAATTGCGTGATCGAGTTCTCCGGCCACGGCGCAGTGACGATCGGTTCGGTCGAGAAGTTCATCACTGACAAGGCCTGGGAAGAAGGCTGGGTGGAGCCGGTGCGCGCCGGTCCGGACAAGGGCCAGTCGGTCGGAATTATCGGCGCGGGCCCCGCCGGGCTCAGCGCCGCCGAGTATCTGCGCGAAATGGGCTATGCCGTGCATGTCTATGACCGGCACGACCGCGCCGGCGGGCTGCTGACCTATGGCATTCCCGGCTTCAAGCTGGAAAAGGACGTGGTGATGCGCCGCGTCGCCCGGCTGGAGGAAGGCGGCATCGTCTTCCACACGAGCTTCGAAGTTGGCCGGGACGCAAGCCTCGACGAGCTGCGCAGCCGCCACGACGCGGTGCTGGTCGCCACCGGCGTGTACAAGGCGCGGGCCATCAAGGCGCCGGGCGTCGGCGCGCGGGGCGTGGTCGAGGCGCTGGATTACCTAACCGCTTCCAACCGCAAGAGCTTCGGCGACGCAGTGCCCGCCTTCGACGACGGCAGCCTGAACGCTGCGGGCAAGCATGTCGTGGTGATCGGCGGCGGCGACACGGCGATGGACTGCGTCCGCACTGCGGTGCGTCAGGGCGCGGCGTCGGTGAAGTGCCTGTATCGCCGCGACCGGGCCAACATGCCGGGCTCGCAGCGCGAAGTCGCCAATGCCGAGGAAGAGGGCGTCGAGTTCGTCTGGCTTTCCGCGCCCGAAGCGTTCGGTGGCAGCGACACCGTCTCCGGCGTGCGCGCGTCGCGGATGCGGCTCGGGGCGCCCGATGCCAGTGGCCGCCGCTCGCCCGAGGTCGACCCCGGCGCCGCGATGAACATGCCCGCCGACCTTGTGATCAAGGCGCTGGGATTCGAAGCCGAGGATCTGCCCAGGATGTTCGGCGCGGAGACGCTGGGCGTCACGCGTTGGGGCACGCTGCGCACCGACGGGCGCACGATGATGACCAGCCTCGACGGCGTGTTCGCTGCAGGCGATATCGTCCGCGGCGCGAGTCTGGTGGTCTGGGCGATTCGCGACGGCCGCGACGTGGCGGCGCACATGCATGCCTGGATGCGCGCGCGGGCGGCCTCCGCCGTGCGTGCGGCTTGA